The following coding sequences are from one Portunus trituberculatus isolate SZX2019 chromosome 32, ASM1759143v1, whole genome shotgun sequence window:
- the LOC123511866 gene encoding uncharacterized protein LOC123511866, with protein sequence MASTGLTAPVCLVVAVVVMAAWRGGASNTTHGTTTPHNHTNATRDLADMATNFRYSVLGVTHKLREEEERNMLDGDQEDSGSDESDTLHDTLHDTRHSVDGGVSAGVRAVSGAPLKALYELYALVSYIASVSDGETDELKGSNTTYTSDKDDLNEKKKTGTTSSYKKRLNLLKKPGSGHLNALYTLHSLVTYVRGDTVEFTKATKSQSKGKHKRTIAELEQPAQYGENYSEAEEEEEEGKESKDLSWSFYVVIAVSVLVVVACKVAIVVCVVRFCRRAVFSFGSKRPIVRGMCSPVS encoded by the coding sequence ATGGCCAGCACGGGACTCACGGCTCCAGTCTGCTTGGTTGTAGCtgttgtggtgatggcggcgtggcgtggcggggcTTCCAACACCACACACGGCACCACAACGCCCCACAACCACACCAACGCCACTCGGGACCTGGCTGACATGGCGACGAACTTCCGCTACAGTGTGTTAGGCGTCACTCACAAactacgggaggaggaggagagaaatatgcTTGACGGGGACCAGGAAGACAGTGGTAGTGACGAGAGTGACACGCTACACGACACGCTACACGACACAAGGCATTCCGTGGATGGTGGTGTTTCCGCGGGCGTGAGGGCAGTGAGTGGAGCGCCCTTGAAAGCCCTTTACGAACTGTATGCTTTGGTTTCCTACATTGCCTCTGTCAGTGATGGAGAGACAGACGAGTTAAAGGGATCTAACACCACATACACCAGCGATAAGGATGAtttgaatgagaagaagaaaactgggACTACATCTAGCTATAAGAAACGTCTAAATCTACTAAAGAAACCCGGGAGTGGGCATTTAAACGCTCTATACACCTTGCACTCCCTTGTAACATACGTGAGAGGCGACACTGTGGAGTTTACCAAGGCCACAAAGTCACAAAGTAAGGGGAAGCACAAGAGAACCATCGCAGAATTGGAACAGCCAGCACAGTATGGAGAGAACTACAGcgaggccgaggaggaggaggaggaaggcaaggagtcCAAAGACCTCTCGTGGTCCTTCTACGTGGTGATTGCCGTGagcgtgctggtggtggtggcgtgcaaGGTGGcaatagtggtgtgtgtggtgcgctTCTGTAGACGAGCAGTGTTTAGTTTTGGCTCCAAGCGGCCCATTGTGAGAGGTATGTGTAGCCCTGTCAGTTAG
- the LOC123511944 gene encoding uncharacterized protein LOC123511944 produces the protein MESPEELYSSLVHATHAFYLRYISRPRIKRQTRPHAWTLDGRLCEAEQAAEADGLLYQKHPTSQHLRQYRDSRDTLVTLQRCVRTEVWHDFLSGLNHQTSTKSMWHAINRVLKRKPASALHHSPAEYAGNLVTAWSTQSRVTSLPEHVQRALRHGADRRALRLMAALLTPDEEDEVEITTAELQRALARGKATAPGDDGITYSVLRLLFKVPVQQLLVVFSCHLIRAESFPCAVQDSFQTFQLATVSSRCALSISTWALQFTSLEPLRDVVFTLSFGISWVASRSASRL, from the exons ATGGAGTCACCTGAGGAATTATACTCTTCTCTTGTTCATGCCACCCATGCCTTTTACTTACGCTACATCTCCAGGCCTCGCATTAAACGGCAGACCAGACCCCATGCGTGGACGCTCGACGGACGTCTGTGCGAGGCAGAGCAAGCGGCAGAGGCGGATGGTCTACTCTACCAAAAGCATCCAACATCACAACATCTACGCCAGTATCGAGACTCCAGAGACACCCTGGTGACTCTTCAGCGCTGTGTAAGGACAGAGGTGTGGCACGATTTCCTGAGCGGCTTAAACCACCAGACGAGCACCAAATCTATGTGGCATGCTATCAACAGGGTGCTGAAGAGGAAGCCGGCCAGTGCCCTCCATCACAGCCCAGCTGAGTATGCTGGTAACCTTGTAACAGCTTGGTCTACTCAGTCCCGTGTTACTAGCCTCCCAGAACATGTACAACGGGCCCTCCGCCACGGAGCAGATCGTCGCGCCCTCCGGTTAATGGCAGCCTTGCTGACGCcagacgaggaggacgaagtGGAGATCACTACAGCCGAGTTACAGCGTGCCCTGGCTCGAGGTAAAGCAACAGCTCCAGGCGATGACGGGATCACCTACTCGGTTCTCCGTCTTCTCTTCAAAGTACCCG TGCAGCAGCTTCTTGTGGTCTTCTCATGTCACCTGATAAGAGCAGAATCTTTTCCCTGCGCAGTCCAAGACTCCTTCCAGACTTTTCAGTTGGCAACAGTGTCATCCCGCTGTGCACTCAGTATATCTACTTGGGCGCTCCAGTTCACATCCCTCGAGCCACTCCGGGACGTTGTGTTCACCCTATCATTCGGGATTTCTTGGGTCGCCTCGAGAAGCGCTTCACGCCTCTAA
- the LOC123511943 gene encoding cell wall adhesin EAP1-like, with amino-acid sequence MTPSAHRPPTPPSCGHCPPSRPHPSPAQHHTVTQSSPATQVTQSSPVTQVTQSSPATQVTHSSPVTQVTHSSPVTQVTQSSLVTQVTQSSPVTQVTQSSLVTQVTQSSPVTQVTQSSPVTQVTQSSPVTQVTQSSPVTQVTQSSPVTQVTQSSPVTQVTQSSPVTQVTQSSQVTQSSPVTQVTQSSPATQVTQSSPVTQVTQSSPVTQVTQSSPVTQVTQSSPATQVTRCVFL; translated from the exons ATGACTCCTAGCGCCCACAGGCCGCCCACGCCACCCTCCTGTGGGCACTGCCCACCATCCcgccctcacccctcccctgcACAGCACCACAcg GTGACTCAGTCTTCACCGGCCACACAGGTGACTCAGTCTTCACCTGTCACACAGGTGACTCAGTCTTCACCGGCCACACAGGTGACTCACTCTTCACCTGTCACACAGGTGACACACTCTTCACCTGTCACACAGGTGACTCAGTCTTCACTTGTCACACAGGTGACTCAGTCTTCACCTGTCACACAGGTGACTCAGTCTTCACTTGTCACACAGGTGACTCAGTCTTCACCTGTCACACAGGTGACTCAGTCTTCACCTGTCACACAGGTGACTCAGTCTTCACCTGTCACACAGGTGACTCAGTCTTCACCTGTCACACAGGTGACTCAGTCTTCACCTGTCACACAGGTGACTCAGTCTTCACCTGTCACACAGGTGACTCAGTCTTCACCTGTCACACAGGTGACTCAGTCTTCACAG GTGACTCAGTCTTCACCTGTCACACAGGTGACTCAGTCTTCACCAGCCACACAGGTGACTCAGTCTTCACCTGTCACACAGGTGACTCAGTCTTCACCTGTCACACAGGTGACTCAGTCTTCACCTGTCACACAGGTGACTCAGTCTTCACCGGCCACACAGGTGACTCGCTGTGTTTTCTTGTAG